From the Exiguobacterium aurantiacum genome, one window contains:
- a CDS encoding undecaprenyl-diphosphate phosphatase: protein MEWYELLIGFLLGVVEGMTEFAPVSSTGHMILVDDLWLNSSSFLGQEVANTFKIVIQLGSILAVIVVFQSRFKELLNPKELLAIRNSGPTNKLNVLHILIGLLPAAVLGLMFEDYIDTHLFSIKTVLIGLVIGAFFMIAADLSGVKRQTTATLDEISYKQALGVGLIQCFSLWPGFSRSGSTISGGVLLGMSHRAAADFTFIMAVPIMFGASALSLYSKWEYFTMATLPVFVVGFISAFLFALLSIKFFLKLINKVKLTPFAIYRIALAAAIYFLYF from the coding sequence ATGGAATGGTATGAGTTACTGATTGGATTTTTGTTAGGGGTCGTCGAAGGGATGACAGAGTTCGCCCCGGTCTCGTCGACGGGGCACATGATTCTTGTGGACGACCTATGGCTCAATTCGAGCAGCTTCCTCGGTCAAGAGGTCGCGAACACGTTTAAAATCGTGATTCAGCTCGGTTCGATTTTAGCGGTCATCGTCGTGTTTCAAAGTCGGTTCAAGGAGTTACTGAACCCGAAAGAATTGCTGGCGATTCGTAACAGCGGGCCGACGAACAAATTGAATGTGTTACATATTTTGATTGGGCTGCTCCCGGCCGCTGTGCTCGGGTTGATGTTCGAGGATTATATCGACACACACTTGTTTTCAATTAAGACGGTCTTGATTGGGCTCGTCATCGGCGCGTTCTTCATGATCGCCGCCGATTTGTCAGGCGTGAAGCGTCAGACGACAGCAACGCTCGATGAGATTTCGTATAAGCAGGCGCTCGGTGTCGGCTTGATTCAATGTTTCTCGCTCTGGCCGGGCTTTTCACGCTCAGGCTCGACCATATCGGGCGGTGTCCTCTTAGGGATGAGTCACCGGGCCGCGGCGGACTTCACGTTCATCATGGCCGTACCGATTATGTTCGGTGCTAGTGCGCTCTCGCTCTACAGCAAATGGGAGTACTTCACGATGGCGACCCTCCCGGTCTTCGTCGTCGGATTCATTAGCGCGTTCTTATTCGCGCTGTTGTCGATCAAGTTCTTCTTGAAGCTGATCAATAAAGTCAAATTGACGCCGTTCGCCATATATCGCATCGCGTTGGCAGCTGCGATTTACTTCTTGTACTTCTAA
- a CDS encoding MFS transporter, whose amino-acid sequence MRWFEALVPAYTIERLFWESRTITMQEVVYLEMLYAILVVILEVPTGVLADRLERRRLLQIGTALEWSSFVVLLVSFSFGGFALAIALSGIGAALRSGAENALLYETLEQDGKTETFERWVGRLNVIGIVAAVLAAISGALLATRFPFELNYVLSIVSLFIATACSLGLVEPRRVVTEERMTWADIGAGFRFVWHDRQLLALSSVFIVTIGAFNFIDEFWQLYARDVEVPIYWFGMISTVLLLIQIPGQLLAPVLLHITTVDRWLHGIGWGIGLGFVILGFFPGQVGLVWMAGMAFLIGIVEPLYLGALHHRVPSVIRATTESSVSMLLHVSIILIGLVFVIGAGMTLFVAFLWIGIVVCMHQLLIIFVTWKKDA is encoded by the coding sequence ATGCGTTGGTTCGAGGCGCTCGTCCCGGCCTACACGATTGAGCGTCTGTTTTGGGAGTCGCGGACGATCACGATGCAAGAAGTCGTCTATCTCGAAATGCTCTATGCCATCCTCGTCGTCATCCTCGAAGTGCCGACCGGGGTGTTAGCCGATCGCTTGGAACGGCGACGTCTGTTGCAAATCGGGACTGCACTCGAGTGGAGTTCCTTTGTCGTGTTACTTGTGTCCTTTTCGTTCGGCGGTTTCGCCTTAGCCATCGCCTTGTCAGGCATTGGGGCGGCGCTCCGGAGCGGGGCGGAGAATGCACTGCTCTATGAGACGCTTGAACAGGATGGGAAGACGGAGACGTTCGAGCGCTGGGTCGGCCGATTGAATGTCATCGGAATCGTTGCAGCCGTTCTCGCGGCGATCAGCGGCGCCTTGCTGGCCACACGCTTCCCGTTTGAACTGAACTATGTGCTGTCGATTGTCAGTTTGTTTATCGCGACAGCATGTAGCCTCGGCCTTGTCGAGCCGAGACGAGTCGTGACAGAGGAACGAATGACATGGGCGGATATCGGGGCAGGTTTTCGCTTCGTGTGGCACGACCGCCAGCTACTTGCCTTGTCGTCGGTGTTCATCGTGACAATCGGTGCGTTCAACTTCATCGATGAGTTTTGGCAGTTGTACGCCCGTGACGTCGAAGTTCCCATCTATTGGTTCGGAATGATTTCGACTGTCCTGTTGCTCATTCAAATACCAGGGCAACTGCTCGCCCCGGTCCTGTTACACATCACGACGGTCGATCGTTGGTTGCACGGAATCGGTTGGGGCATCGGTCTCGGTTTTGTCATTCTCGGCTTTTTCCCAGGACAAGTCGGACTCGTCTGGATGGCAGGCATGGCGTTTCTTATCGGCATCGTCGAACCGCTCTATCTCGGGGCATTACATCACCGTGTCCCGTCTGTCATCCGGGCGACGACCGAGTCATCCGTCTCGATGTTGCTGCACGTTAGTATCATCCTCATCGGACTAGTGTTTGTGATCGGGGCCGGTATGACGCTCTTCGTTGCCTTTTTATGGATTGGGATCGTCGTTTGTATGCATCAATTGCTCATCATATTCGTTACTTGGAAAAAGGATGCTTAA
- a CDS encoding type 1 glutamine amidotransferase domain-containing protein translates to MAKVATLITDMFEDVEFTGPRDALVEAGHEVVTIEKKAGNTVEGKQGESKVTIDKAIDDVSPEDFDALLLPGGFSPDLLREDERFVQFAKAFMDAKKPVFAICHGPQLLITAKTLEGRDATGYKSIKVDMEYAGAKYADKEVVVCQEQLVTSRQPDDIPAFNREILNLLK, encoded by the coding sequence ATGGCAAAAGTAGCAACGCTAATCACAGATATGTTTGAAGACGTAGAGTTCACGGGTCCACGCGACGCATTGGTGGAAGCGGGGCACGAAGTTGTCACGATTGAAAAGAAAGCCGGTAACACGGTTGAAGGCAAACAAGGCGAGTCGAAAGTCACGATCGACAAAGCGATCGATGACGTGTCGCCGGAAGACTTCGACGCGTTGCTGTTACCAGGTGGGTTCTCACCCGACTTGTTACGTGAAGACGAGCGATTCGTTCAATTCGCGAAAGCGTTCATGGACGCGAAGAAACCTGTGTTCGCTATCTGTCACGGCCCACAACTGTTGATTACGGCGAAGACGCTCGAAGGCCGCGATGCAACCGGTTATAAATCGATTAAAGTCGACATGGAGTATGCCGGTGCGAAGTATGCGGACAAAGAAGTCGTCGTCTGCCAAGAACAGCTGGTGACAAGCCGTCAACCGGACGACATCCCGGCGTTCAATCGCGAAATCCTTAATCTGCTCAAATAA
- a CDS encoding DNA-3-methyladenine glycosylase produces MTMKRLDPSFYEQPTLELARSLLGHYLVHDHLDGQIVGKIVETEAYLGAIDRAAHSFGGRRTNRTEVMFGLPGHVYTYQMHTHTLLNVVSGPVGTPEAVLIRAIEPIEGEGIIEANRPGIKRFDQTNGPGKLTKALGITMDLYGHSLQHEPLYIVEGSAIPEIEAGPRVGIPNTGEARDYPFRFFERTNPYVSKFR; encoded by the coding sequence ATGACGATGAAACGACTTGATCCATCATTTTATGAGCAACCGACGCTCGAATTGGCCCGTTCGTTACTTGGTCACTATCTCGTCCATGATCATCTCGACGGTCAAATCGTCGGAAAGATCGTCGAGACGGAAGCTTATCTCGGCGCCATCGACCGGGCGGCCCACAGTTTCGGCGGCAGACGGACGAATCGGACCGAGGTGATGTTCGGGTTACCTGGACACGTCTATACGTATCAGATGCATACACACACGCTGCTCAATGTCGTGAGCGGTCCGGTCGGCACGCCGGAAGCCGTCCTCATTCGGGCCATCGAGCCGATTGAAGGAGAGGGCATCATTGAGGCGAATCGTCCCGGTATCAAGCGATTCGACCAGACGAACGGACCCGGAAAACTGACGAAAGCGCTTGGCATCACGATGGACCTATACGGACATTCGCTCCAACATGAGCCTCTTTATATCGTTGAAGGGAGCGCCATCCCGGAAATCGAGGCCGGTCCGCGCGTAGGGATCCCGAATACGGGCGAAGCACGCGATTACCCGTTCCGCTTCTTCGAACGAACCAATCCGTACGTCTCGAAGTTCCGTTGA
- the nhaC gene encoding Na+/H+ antiporter NhaC, which translates to MQMKGKEAVFVVLMSGISLLALMFLAKATPHMAIFGTMVLIGGYAYYRTRDFKRIEAAMISGIREAIMPVLILLLIGMLIGVWQMSGTVATILSIGLDTISAQWFLPSVLLITMIVSSFTGSAFTTVGTVGVALFGIGMALGISPALAAGAIVSGALFGDKMSPLSDTTNFAPAVAGVKLFDHIRFMMGTTVPAFLITLILFTILGRSGQAADTTQIAEAQAALASRFNLSWLTLLAPILVAVLAFRRMPVLPTMLVGMFAGVLTAGFVQGNWNVTNWFGVMQAGFKSGVENETIAAVLDRGGLESMLWSVSLVLIALAFGGLLRELGVFQAIVDALLERLKSPGSSVLSVVLSSIGVNLLAGEQYLSILLPGQAFKQGFIDRGIDPRYLSRALEDGGTVINPLIPWGVSGAFFAATLGVPVLEYAPFAFFLWLSPIFSIILGYVKLGKQREAMRIAS; encoded by the coding sequence ATGCAGATGAAAGGAAAAGAGGCTGTATTCGTCGTGCTGATGAGCGGGATTTCCCTGCTCGCACTGATGTTTTTGGCCAAAGCGACGCCACACATGGCGATCTTTGGCACAATGGTATTAATAGGGGGTTACGCGTATTATCGGACGCGTGATTTTAAACGAATCGAAGCCGCGATGATCAGCGGGATTCGTGAAGCCATCATGCCGGTCCTGATTTTACTGTTGATCGGGATGTTGATTGGTGTATGGCAGATGTCTGGTACGGTGGCGACGATCCTCTCCATCGGTTTAGATACAATCTCAGCGCAATGGTTCTTGCCGAGCGTCTTGCTCATCACGATGATCGTCTCGTCATTCACGGGCAGCGCCTTCACGACGGTCGGTACAGTCGGGGTCGCCTTGTTCGGGATCGGGATGGCGCTCGGAATTTCTCCGGCGCTCGCCGCCGGAGCGATCGTCTCGGGTGCATTGTTCGGCGATAAAATGAGTCCGCTATCGGATACGACGAACTTCGCGCCAGCCGTGGCCGGTGTCAAACTGTTCGATCATATCCGTTTCATGATGGGGACGACCGTCCCGGCCTTCCTCATCACGCTCATCTTGTTCACGATTCTCGGTCGGAGCGGACAAGCGGCGGACACGACGCAAATTGCGGAAGCGCAGGCGGCGCTTGCAAGCCGGTTCAACTTATCATGGCTGACACTGCTCGCGCCAATCCTCGTTGCCGTTCTCGCCTTCCGTCGCATGCCGGTCTTGCCGACGATGCTCGTCGGCATGTTCGCCGGTGTGTTGACGGCTGGATTTGTCCAAGGCAACTGGAACGTCACGAACTGGTTCGGCGTCATGCAGGCCGGCTTCAAGTCAGGCGTTGAGAATGAGACGATTGCGGCCGTACTCGACCGTGGCGGTCTCGAATCGATGCTCTGGTCGGTCAGCCTCGTCTTGATCGCGCTCGCGTTCGGTGGCTTGCTCCGTGAACTCGGCGTGTTCCAAGCAATCGTCGACGCATTGCTCGAACGGTTGAAGTCGCCAGGCAGCTCGGTGTTGTCGGTCGTGCTCAGCTCGATTGGTGTCAACTTGCTCGCTGGAGAGCAGTACTTGTCGATCTTGCTTCCTGGTCAGGCGTTCAAGCAAGGGTTCATCGATCGCGGCATCGATCCCCGTTACTTGTCACGTGCTCTTGAAGACGGCGGGACGGTGATCAACCCGCTCATCCCATGGGGCGTGTCGGGTGCATTCTTCGCGGCCACGCTCGGGGTACCGGTACTTGAATACGCACCGTTCGCCTTCTTCCTCTGGCTCAGCCCGATCTTCTCGATCATTCTCGGATACGTGAAGTTGGGAAAGCAACGTGAGGCGATGCGGATCGCATCCTAA
- the queC gene encoding 7-cyano-7-deazaguanine synthase QueC, translating into MQHEKALVVFSGGQDSTTCLFWAKQQFSHVEAVTFAYGQRHDAEIEVAKEIAAELDVPHHILDLSLLGQLTSNALTRHDLDIDNADVPNTFVDGRNHLFLSFAAVMAKQLGMHHIVTGVCETDFSGYPDCRDQFVKSLNVTLNLAMDYPFVIDTPLMWLDKKQTWELADQLGAFDYVKERTLTCYNGIIGSGCGECPACVLRQNGLAAYEEVRV; encoded by the coding sequence TTGCAACACGAAAAAGCATTGGTCGTCTTTAGCGGCGGTCAAGATTCAACCACCTGCCTATTTTGGGCAAAACAACAATTCTCTCATGTGGAAGCAGTGACGTTCGCCTACGGGCAACGCCACGACGCGGAAATCGAGGTCGCGAAAGAGATTGCGGCCGAACTCGATGTCCCGCACCACATCCTCGACTTGTCCTTACTCGGACAACTCACCTCTAACGCGTTGACGAGACATGATCTCGACATCGACAATGCGGACGTCCCAAACACGTTCGTCGATGGACGCAATCACTTATTCTTATCTTTTGCGGCCGTCATGGCCAAACAGCTCGGTATGCATCACATCGTCACCGGCGTATGTGAGACCGACTTCTCAGGTTATCCGGATTGCCGGGACCAGTTCGTCAAATCCTTGAACGTGACGCTCAACTTGGCGATGGACTATCCGTTCGTCATCGACACACCGCTCATGTGGCTCGACAAAAAGCAGACGTGGGAACTCGCGGATCAGCTCGGTGCGTTCGATTACGTCAAAGAACGGACGCTCACGTGCTATAACGGCATCATCGGATCAGGTTGTGGCGAATGCCCGGCTTGCGTACTCCGTCAAAACGGCCTCGCCGCGTATGAGGAGGTCCGCGTATGA
- the queD gene encoding 6-carboxytetrahydropterin synthase QueD gives MKYAPFLAPTSVEAKQDGSLIYCPHRVQIVKEVTFDAAHHLFDYDGKCRALHGHTYKLQMGISGFLDNRGMTLDFGDLKAIFKEELEPYLDHRYLNESLPYMNTTAENMCYWIFEQLAKHLPDERDVRVEFVKLYETPTSYAEFRREWLVD, from the coding sequence ATGAAATACGCCCCATTCCTCGCCCCGACGAGTGTCGAAGCCAAGCAAGACGGCTCGCTCATCTATTGTCCGCACCGCGTCCAAATCGTCAAAGAAGTGACGTTCGACGCCGCGCATCACTTGTTCGATTACGATGGCAAGTGCCGCGCGCTGCACGGACATACGTATAAATTGCAAATGGGCATCAGCGGTTTTCTCGACAACCGTGGCATGACGCTCGACTTTGGCGACTTGAAAGCCATCTTTAAAGAAGAACTCGAACCATACCTCGACCATCGTTATTTGAATGAGTCGTTACCTTATATGAACACGACTGCCGAAAACATGTGCTACTGGATTTTCGAGCAGCTCGCCAAGCACTTGCCTGACGAGCGCGACGTTCGTGTCGAATTTGTCAAACTGTACGAGACACCGACGTCATACGCCGAGTTCCGCCGCGAATGGTTGGTGGACTGA
- the queE gene encoding 7-carboxy-7-deazaguanine synthase QueE — protein sequence MKIPVLEVFGPTFQGEGRAIGQKTMFVRTAGCDYRCSWCDSAFTWDGSEKPDMLTADEIIERLDALGVYDYVTISGGNPLLIAAMKDLVAKLKARDVKLAVETQGSRYQDWLSDIDDVTLSPKPPSSGMTTDWEKLDAIVERLRPEQMTFKVAVFDELDLAYAKSVQTRYTPDVMYLSAGNPEPGADGDITDAQLRRLKELWEDVARDPSWQSVRVLPQLHTLLYANERGV from the coding sequence ATGAAAATCCCTGTCCTCGAAGTGTTCGGCCCGACGTTTCAAGGGGAAGGCCGCGCCATCGGACAAAAGACGATGTTCGTCCGGACCGCCGGTTGCGATTATCGCTGTTCGTGGTGTGACTCCGCCTTCACTTGGGACGGCTCGGAGAAACCCGACATGCTCACAGCCGACGAAATCATCGAACGGCTCGACGCGCTCGGTGTGTACGACTACGTCACCATTTCAGGAGGCAACCCGCTCCTCATCGCCGCGATGAAAGATCTCGTAGCGAAATTGAAGGCGCGTGACGTCAAGCTTGCCGTCGAGACACAAGGCAGTCGCTATCAGGACTGGCTGTCTGACATCGATGACGTGACGCTCAGCCCAAAACCACCTTCTTCTGGCATGACGACCGACTGGGAGAAACTCGACGCCATCGTCGAACGACTGCGCCCCGAACAGATGACGTTCAAAGTCGCCGTCTTCGATGAGCTCGACCTCGCCTATGCGAAATCGGTTCAGACGCGCTACACGCCGGACGTCATGTATTTATCGGCCGGCAATCCCGAGCCCGGTGCGGACGGTGACATCACCGACGCCCAGCTCCGTCGCTTGAAAGAACTATGGGAGGACGTCGCTCGTGACCCATCATGGCAAAGTGTCCGCGTCCTGCCACAACTGCACACATTACTGTACGCCAACGAACGTGGCGTCTAA
- the queF gene encoding preQ(1) synthase: MRPEDLQDLSLLGQKSVPYIFEYAPDVLEAFPNRHPENDYFVKFNAPEFTSLCPITNQPDFATIYISYIPDEKLVESKSLKLYLFSFRNHGDFHENCINVIGKDLVKLMEPRYLEVWGKFTPRGGISIDPYYNYGKPGTKYERMAEHRLFNHDLYPETVDNR; encoded by the coding sequence ATGAGACCAGAAGACTTACAAGACTTGTCGCTCCTCGGACAGAAGAGTGTCCCTTATATTTTTGAATACGCACCGGACGTCCTCGAGGCGTTCCCGAACCGTCACCCGGAGAACGACTACTTCGTGAAGTTCAACGCACCGGAATTCACGTCGCTCTGCCCGATCACGAACCAACCGGACTTCGCGACGATTTACATCTCATACATCCCGGACGAGAAGCTCGTCGAATCGAAATCGCTCAAGCTGTATTTGTTCAGCTTCCGCAACCACGGGGACTTCCATGAGAACTGCATCAACGTCATCGGGAAAGATCTCGTCAAGTTGATGGAACCACGCTACCTCGAAGTGTGGGGCAAGTTCACGCCACGTGGCGGCATCTCGATCGACCCGTACTATAACTACGGTAAGCCGGGCACGAAATACGAAAGAATGGCGGAACATCGTTTGTTCAACCACGACTTGTATCCTGAGACGGTCGACAACCGTTAA
- a CDS encoding TVP38/TMEM64 family protein, producing the protein MNKWKTQWMIAIVLLVFGTAMFLYQWIDLRPGEIRDYIVQFGWLAPFVYIILFTLRPLILFPTSVLSVAGGLAFGTLPGVIYTVIGATLSALVAYYIAIRFGDRFLHHFETSSYEKVQHKIEEDGFFYVLILRLIPLVNFDLVSYASGLAKVRLPGYVFATTVGMIPGAFANNFLGSSIASGDFKLIILALVVLVVLTLVATVFREPIKRQLNR; encoded by the coding sequence ATGAACAAGTGGAAAACGCAGTGGATGATTGCCATCGTCTTGCTCGTGTTCGGGACGGCGATGTTCCTCTATCAATGGATCGACTTGCGGCCAGGAGAGATTCGGGATTATATTGTTCAATTCGGTTGGCTCGCCCCGTTCGTCTATATCATTTTGTTCACGCTCCGTCCGCTCATCCTCTTCCCGACGTCCGTGTTGTCCGTCGCCGGTGGCTTGGCGTTCGGGACGCTGCCCGGTGTCATCTATACGGTCATCGGGGCCACGCTCAGCGCGCTCGTCGCCTATTATATCGCGATTCGCTTCGGTGACCGCTTTCTCCATCATTTCGAGACGAGCAGCTATGAGAAGGTGCAGCATAAGATTGAAGAGGACGGATTTTTCTATGTGTTGATTTTACGCCTGATCCCGCTCGTCAACTTTGACTTGGTCAGCTACGCCTCCGGGCTCGCGAAAGTTAGACTCCCCGGTTATGTCTTCGCGACCACGGTCGGGATGATCCCTGGAGCGTTCGCCAACAATTTCCTCGGCAGCAGCATCGCGAGCGGAGACTTTAAGCTAATCATCCTCGCCCTCGTCGTCTTAGTCGTCCTGACGCTCGTCGCGACCGTGTTCCGTGAACCGATCAAACGACAACTTAACCGTTAA
- a CDS encoding GNAT family N-acetyltransferase has product MSTTSSFIVKDVTTNFKDYEEEFFNLYRTLYGDIDQLRFKERLYRHANPLVLLAFSDERLVGFKIGYEAEPYRFYSWAGGVHPEFQKHGIGRKLMDTQLEWVKAQGFHSIRTKARNTNKGVIILNLLCGYDIMGAYTEDNEPRIMMEKQLN; this is encoded by the coding sequence ATGAGTACGACCAGTTCATTTATCGTGAAAGATGTGACGACGAATTTCAAAGACTATGAAGAGGAATTCTTTAACCTATATCGGACGTTATACGGGGACATCGATCAACTGCGTTTTAAAGAACGGCTGTATCGCCATGCGAACCCGCTCGTGCTGCTCGCGTTTTCAGATGAGCGTCTCGTCGGCTTCAAAATCGGTTATGAGGCCGAGCCATATCGCTTCTATAGCTGGGCCGGCGGCGTCCACCCTGAGTTTCAAAAGCATGGCATCGGCCGCAAGCTGATGGACACGCAACTCGAATGGGTGAAGGCGCAAGGGTTCCACTCGATTCGAACGAAAGCGCGCAACACGAACAAAGGGGTCATCATCTTGAACCTGTTGTGTGGCTACGACATCATGGGGGCGTACACAGAGGATAACGAGCCTCGCATCATGATGGAGAAACAATTGAACTGA
- a CDS encoding TrmH family RNA methyltransferase, with the protein MGWRQTTSALSKEEQAAMLEELLQSGLLLEEDRLLYSMLMPDRVKRMQEVLDLRTNHITILTEGVDDPHNQSAVLRSADAFGVQTLHVVEGRAKFKPNSIIAKSADRWVDVVEHPSIEDAIDWLKADGYQVLATALSEEAVPLEDVDVSKPTVLLFGNEHHGVSERALAKADGNYLIPMQGYVQSLNISVAAAISLYDVTTRARHVVTDGYGLKAEDKQRILKNWMVKSLPKRSLGVYKQKGLTAFARETGKTE; encoded by the coding sequence ATGGGATGGAGACAGACGACATCGGCATTATCAAAAGAAGAGCAGGCGGCCATGCTTGAGGAGTTGTTGCAGTCAGGCCTGTTATTAGAAGAAGACCGACTGCTATATAGCATGTTGATGCCAGACCGTGTCAAACGGATGCAGGAAGTGTTGGATTTACGGACGAACCATATCACGATTTTGACGGAAGGGGTCGATGACCCACACAATCAGTCGGCCGTGCTTCGTTCGGCGGACGCGTTCGGTGTCCAGACATTGCACGTCGTCGAAGGACGAGCCAAGTTCAAACCGAACTCGATTATCGCCAAGAGCGCCGATCGTTGGGTCGACGTGGTCGAACACCCTTCCATCGAGGACGCAATCGATTGGTTGAAGGCCGACGGTTATCAAGTGCTCGCGACGGCACTTAGTGAAGAGGCGGTCCCGCTCGAGGACGTCGACGTGTCGAAACCGACCGTGCTCTTATTCGGGAATGAACATCACGGCGTATCGGAACGGGCGCTCGCCAAAGCGGACGGCAATTATTTGATTCCGATGCAGGGCTACGTCCAAAGCTTGAACATCTCGGTCGCTGCCGCGATCTCGCTTTACGATGTGACGACGCGGGCGCGCCACGTCGTGACGGACGGCTATGGACTGAAGGCAGAAGACAAGCAGCGCATCTTAAAAAATTGGATGGTGAAGAGCCTTCCGAAGCGGTCGCTCGGGGTGTATAAGCAAAAAGGTTTGACCGCTTTTGCCCGTGAGACAGGAAAAACGGAGTAA
- a CDS encoding PTS transporter subunit IIBC, producing the protein MKQLISFDFWQKLGKALMVVIAVMPAAGLMISIGKLIGMSAGDVSILLTTARIIEDLGWGIIVNLHILFAVAIGGSWAKDKAGGAFAALIAFILINRVTGAIFAVNGTMLQDPEATVQSLFGADLVVADYFTSVLGSPALNMGVFVGIIAGFLGGALYNKFYNFNKLPNALSFFNGKRFVPFVVILGSVVAAIALSIIWPTIQGALNSFGEWIATSRNTAPVLAPFIYGALERLLLPFGLHHMLTVPMNYTELGGTYTILTGATAGSVVAGQDPLWLAWVTDLVNLRAAGDTAAYNALLADVVPARFKVGQVILSFAALIGAAYAMYRNVDEDKKAQYKPMFLSAGLAVFLTGVTEPIEFMFMFVAPVLYVVYALMAGAAFALADVIDLRVHAFGAIELLTRIPMIVKAGLLQDLINFFLVSAAFFFLNFGVFNFFIKKMNLPTPGRNGNYMEEVTEKSNVTGNEQVMGIIALLGGEENIEDVDACMTRLRVTVKDMSLVSEESEWKKNGAMGLILKDRGVQAIYGPKADVLKSDIQDVIGA; encoded by the coding sequence ATGAAACAACTCATCTCGTTCGACTTTTGGCAGAAACTCGGCAAGGCCTTAATGGTCGTCATCGCCGTCATGCCGGCCGCGGGTCTCATGATCTCGATCGGTAAATTGATTGGCATGTCAGCCGGAGACGTCAGCATCTTGCTCACGACGGCTCGCATTATTGAAGACCTCGGTTGGGGAATCATCGTCAACTTACATATCTTGTTCGCGGTCGCCATCGGTGGCTCGTGGGCGAAAGACAAGGCCGGCGGTGCCTTCGCTGCACTCATCGCCTTCATCTTGATTAACCGTGTCACAGGCGCCATCTTCGCCGTCAACGGAACGATGCTCCAAGACCCGGAAGCGACAGTCCAGTCTCTCTTCGGGGCTGACCTTGTCGTCGCTGACTACTTCACATCTGTACTCGGTTCACCTGCCCTCAACATGGGTGTGTTCGTCGGGATTATCGCCGGTTTCCTCGGTGGTGCCCTCTATAACAAGTTCTACAACTTCAACAAATTGCCGAACGCCCTCTCGTTCTTCAACGGAAAGCGCTTCGTACCATTCGTCGTCATCCTCGGTTCGGTCGTTGCCGCGATTGCATTGTCAATCATTTGGCCGACGATTCAAGGCGCGCTCAACAGCTTCGGTGAATGGATTGCCACGTCACGCAACACGGCGCCAGTTCTCGCGCCGTTCATCTACGGTGCACTCGAGCGTCTCCTCTTGCCGTTCGGTTTGCATCACATGCTCACTGTGCCGATGAACTACACGGAGCTCGGTGGTACGTACACGATTTTGACAGGTGCGACAGCTGGTTCGGTCGTTGCGGGTCAAGATCCGCTCTGGTTGGCTTGGGTCACTGACCTCGTTAACCTTCGCGCCGCTGGTGACACGGCCGCTTACAACGCCTTGCTCGCTGACGTCGTACCGGCCCGCTTCAAAGTCGGTCAAGTCATCTTGTCATTCGCTGCCTTGATCGGTGCCGCATATGCGATGTACCGTAACGTCGACGAAGACAAGAAAGCACAATACAAGCCGATGTTCTTGTCGGCTGGTCTCGCTGTCTTCTTGACAGGTGTCACAGAACCAATCGAATTCATGTTCATGTTCGTTGCGCCAGTCCTTTACGTCGTCTACGCGCTCATGGCCGGTGCCGCCTTCGCTTTAGCGGATGTCATCGACCTTCGTGTCCACGCGTTCGGTGCGATTGAATTGCTCACACGCATCCCGATGATTGTCAAAGCGGGACTGTTACAAGACTTGATTAACTTCTTCCTCGTCTCGGCTGCCTTCTTCTTCTTGAACTTCGGTGTGTTCAACTTCTTCATCAAGAAGATGAACCTTCCGACGCCAGGTCGTAACGGGAACTATATGGAAGAAGTGACAGAGAAATCGAACGTGACAGGCAACGAACAGGTCATGGGGATTATCGCTCTACTCGGTGGGGAAGAGAACATCGAGGACGTCGATGCCTGCATGACGCGTCTACGTGTCACAGTCAAAGACATGTCGCTCGTCTCAGAAGAGAGCGAATGGAAAAAGAACGGCGCCATGGGTCTCATCTTGAAAGACCGCGGTGTCCAAGCAATCTACGGCCCGAAAGCCGACGTATTGAAGTCTGATATTCAAGACGTCATCGGTGCATAA